A window of the Cannabis sativa cultivar Pink pepper isolate KNU-18-1 chromosome X, ASM2916894v1, whole genome shotgun sequence genome harbors these coding sequences:
- the LOC115713735 gene encoding U-box domain-containing protein 4 has protein sequence MENHKSFTYMGRTFSDLSVGDNSTAFSDCNSDRSGEFPTTSSQSRRLLLACASDNSDELIHQLVSDLQSCSIEEQKQAAMEIRLLAKNKPENRLKIAEAGAVKPLISLLSSSDLQLQEYGVTAILNLSLCDENKELIASSGAIKPLVRALRIGNPTAKENAACALLRLSQVEENKMAIGRSGAIPLLVNLLENGGFRGKKDASTALYTLCSVKENKIRAVHAGIMKPLVELMADFGSNMVDKSAYVLSVLVSVPEARTALVEEGGIPVLVEIIEVGSQRQKEIAVAILLQICEDSVTYRTMVAREGAIPPLVALSQSGTNRAKQKAETLIELLRQPRSGNGAARASDVSA, from the exons ATGGAAAATCACAAGAGTTTCACATATATGGGAAGGACTTTCAGTGATCTGAGCGTCGGTGACAATTCCACTGCTTTCAGCGACTGCAACAGCGACAGATCCGGCGAATTCCCGACAACTTCGTCGCAGAGCCGCCGGCTACTGCTCGCTTGCGCCTCCGATAACTCGGATGAGCTAATTCATCAACTCGTTTCCGACCTCCAGTCCTGTTCGATTGAGGAGCAGAAGCAAGCCGCCATGGAGATCAGACTCCTTGCAAAGAACAAACCAGAAAATCGCCTTAAGATCGCAGAAGCCGGTGCTGTGAAGCCGTTGATTTCGCTCTTGTCCTCTTCCGATCTCCAGCTCCAGGAGTACGGAGTCACGGCGATTTTGAATCTTTCGTTATGCGATGAGAACAAGGAGCTTATTGCTTCATCGGGAGCGATTAAGCCTCTGGTTCGAGCACTCAGGATCGGAAACCCGACGGCGAAGGAGAACGCCGCTTGTGCTCTGCTTCGCCTATCACAGGTTGAGGAGAACAAAATGGCAATCGGACGGTCGGGAGCGATTCCACTGTTAGTGAATCTACTCGAGAACGGTGGGTTTCGGGGGAAGAAAGACGCATCGACGGCTCTGTACACGTTGTGCTCTGTAAAAGAGAACAAAATCAGGGCCGTACACGCGGGAATCATGAAGCCACTGGTGGAATTGATGGCTGATTTCGGGTCTAACATGGTGGACAAATCAGCGTACGTACTGAGTGTATTGGTATCGGTACCGGAGGCCAGGACGGCGTTGGTAGAAGAAGGAGGAATTCCCGTACTGGTGGAGATAATAGAGGTTGGGTCCCAGAGGCAGAAAGAGATTGCGGTGGCGATCTTGTTACAGATTTGCGAAGATAGTGTGACTTACCGTACCATGGTGGCCCGCGAAGGAGCAATTCCCCCTTTAGTCGCTTTGTCTCAGTCTGGCACTAATCGTGCTAAGCAAAAG GCAGAGACACTGATAGAGCTTCTACGACAACCAAGATCCGGCAACGGCGCTGCCAGAGCTTCGGACGTGTCAGCATGA
- the LOC115713740 gene encoding mitochondrial outer membrane protein porin 2 — protein MAAKGPGLFSDIGKKAKDLLVKDYSTEQKVTVTSHSDTGLDLNSTVVKKGGLFYGNVASNYKHKNAMVDFHVYTESEVSTRFTIVDILPSTKTIASIKLPDYKSGKLELQHLHEHTSFTAAITLNQSPAIDFSATIGTPSIAFGAEGTYLTGSRKFLKYNAGVSLTKSDSSASVILADKGDSLRVLYLRHLNWLNGGAAVGEVTRKFSTNENTLTVGCSCVVDSNTTVKTKLDNNGNLGAVLLHRVTPKAFLTVSGSFDTKALEKEPKFGLAFNLKP, from the exons ATGGCGGCAAAAGGACCTGGGTTATTCTCTGACATTGGCAAGAAAGCCAAAG atttactagttaaggATTACAGCACGGAGCAGAAAGTTACAGTTACTTCTCACAGTGACACAGGACTT GATCTCAACTCAACAGTGGTGAAGAAGGGTGGCCTTTTCTATGGAAATGTTGCTTCAAATTATAAGCACAAGAATGCTATGGTTGATTTCCATGTTTACACAGAATCAGAG GTCTCCACAAGATTTACCATCGTGGATATCCTGCCATCGACAAAAACCATTGCCTCAATTAAACTCCCTGATTACAAATCGGGCAAG TTGGAGCTACAACATCTCCATGAGCACACGTCTTTCACTGCCGCTATTACTCTGAATCAGTCTCCTGCTATTGATTTCTCTGCAACCATTGGCACCCCAAGCATTGCTTTTGGTGCAGAAGGTACTTACTTGACAGGTTCTCGGAAATTCCTTAAATATAATGCTGGTGTAAGCTTGACAAAATCAGATTCTTCTGCTTCAGTAATTCT CGCTGACAAAGGAGACTCACTAAGGGTATTGTATTTGCGTCATCTAAATTGGCTGAATGGGGGAGCTGCTGTTGGGGAGGTCACTAGAAAGTTTTCTACGAATGAGAATACGTTGACAGTTGGATGCTCTTGCGTGGTTGATTCTAACACAACGGTGAAGACAAAGCTTGACAACAATGGTAATCTTGGGGCTGTTTTACTGCATAGGGTTACACCTAAGGCCTTCTTGACTGTTTCCGGTTCTTTTGACACCAAGGCCTTAGAGAAGGAACCCAAATTTGGGTTGGCATTCAACCTCAAGCCTTAG